A stretch of the Actinomycetes bacterium genome encodes the following:
- the fdhD gene encoding formate dehydrogenase accessory sulfurtransferase FdhD has protein sequence MELGNSIKIEKIRSGGKREKKADLIPQEALLHLYLNGHKICVISCSPEDLIELAIGYVFSHGYVDAYKSINIIEMCGEDIENGNRSPDEPGMENISAKIRADVVMRGKIEPGYISSGCGSIDGKDTASLPSLIKSKITVSSDTILGLNRKNLSAQKHKKALGGLHSASLFDIRGMLLLVREDIGRHNCLDKIIGHTLINDMDLSDKMIFTSGRVSIDLVLKAGRILVPVVVTNSSVTHSAAMMAQRLGLTIIGYARGNRFNIYSCPERIM, from the coding sequence TTGGAACTAGGAAATAGTATTAAGATAGAAAAAATAAGATCTGGAGGCAAAAGGGAGAAAAAAGCGGACCTAATCCCGCAGGAAGCATTGCTCCACCTTTATTTAAACGGCCATAAAATATGTGTCATCTCATGTTCGCCGGAGGATCTAATCGAGCTGGCGATCGGCTATGTGTTTTCACATGGCTATGTGGACGCCTATAAGAGCATAAATATCATAGAGATGTGCGGTGAAGATATAGAAAACGGAAACAGAAGCCCCGATGAGCCGGGTATGGAAAATATCTCAGCGAAGATAAGGGCTGATGTAGTAATGAGGGGAAAAATAGAGCCGGGATATATATCATCAGGCTGCGGGAGCATAGACGGAAAGGACACAGCATCATTACCCTCTCTCATAAAGTCGAAGATAACGGTATCATCGGATACGATTCTGGGACTTAACAGGAAGAACCTTTCCGCCCAGAAGCATAAGAAAGCCCTGGGAGGGCTGCACTCCGCTTCACTCTTTGATATAAGAGGAATGCTTCTGCTGGTAAGGGAAGATATAGGGAGACATAACTGCCTTGATAAGATAATAGGACATACGCTGATAAATGATATGGATCTTTCAGACAAGATGATATTTACTTCCGGAAGGGTTTCTATCGACCTTGTGCTTAAGGCGGGAAGAATCCTGGTCCCAGTAGTGGTCACCAATTCTTCTGTAACTCATAGCGCAGCCATGATGGCCCAAAGACTGGGCCTTACTATAATAGGCTATGCAAGGGGAAACAGGTTTAATATATACAGTTGTCCGGAAAGGATAATGTGA
- the moaA gene encoding GTP 3',8-cyclase MoaA — MEKILKDSYDRKIDYLRLSVTDRCNLRCTYCMPEKGIRLAGREEVLTYEELLKVVDILAQLGIRKLRITGGEPLLRDNILGLISGISRIEGIEKISITTNGILLSKYLEGLRQAGISGINISMDSLDPVKYSKITRGGQLYKVITALERALDMGFESIKINSVLGSFLGTGDIRDFIKWSIEKKIDIRFIEMMPVALLEEVECTSKNILKTRTHESIPADTIFDVMKEFGEIESLKDKKGYGPAVYFKIKGAKGAIGLIRNQEESCFYCNRIRITPLGLLKLCLFSDNGLDLTRSIRHGVSEKNIKDDIIMFVNKKPKSRNSNNTGCSPEDKKKIPDLMNRIGG; from the coding sequence ATGGAAAAGATATTAAAAGACAGTTATGACAGGAAAATAGACTACCTCAGATTGTCAGTGACTGACAGGTGCAACCTGCGCTGCACTTACTGCATGCCTGAAAAGGGAATAAGGCTTGCCGGCAGGGAAGAGGTCCTGACATATGAGGAGCTACTGAAGGTGGTAGATATCCTGGCACAGCTGGGCATAAGAAAGTTACGAATCACTGGAGGGGAACCGCTTTTAAGGGACAATATACTGGGCCTCATATCAGGGATTTCACGGATTGAGGGAATAGAGAAGATATCCATTACCACTAACGGGATTCTTTTGAGTAAATATCTGGAAGGTCTCAGACAGGCCGGCATAAGCGGGATCAATATAAGCATGGACAGCCTCGATCCGGTAAAATACAGTAAGATAACCAGAGGCGGACAGCTGTATAAAGTGATTACTGCCCTGGAAAGAGCCCTTGATATGGGATTTGAGAGCATAAAGATAAATTCAGTTCTGGGTAGTTTTTTGGGAACCGGTGATATAAGGGACTTTATAAAATGGTCTATAGAAAAGAAAATAGACATAAGGTTTATAGAGATGATGCCGGTTGCCCTGCTTGAAGAGGTAGAATGCACTTCTAAAAATATTCTAAAGACCAGGACTCACGAAAGTATTCCTGCAGATACCATATTTGATGTGATGAAGGAGTTTGGGGAGATAGAAAGCCTGAAAGACAAGAAAGGTTATGGTCCTGCAGTTTATTTCAAAATAAAGGGGGCAAAAGGGGCTATAGGTCTTATCCGTAATCAGGAAGAATCATGTTTTTACTGTAACAGGATCAGGATAACACCTCTCGGGCTATTGAAACTGTGTCTGTTTTCCGATAACGGTCTGGACCTTACGAGGAGCATCAGGCACGGAGTATCAGAAAAAAACATAAAAGATGATATTATAATGTTTGTTAATAAAAAACCAAAAAGCAGGAACAGCAATAATACTGGCTGCAGTCCAGAAGATAAAAAAAAGATACCGGACCTTATGAACAGAATAGGCGGATAG
- a CDS encoding molybdopterin molybdotransferase MoeA: MISVEEAKRLVLDSRFECKIIKTPILDSLGKVLAEDIAASEDIPIYDNSAMDGYAVIANDVKGADKSYPITLMIAGGSIPAGKVPNTEIEPGSCIPIMTGAVMPKGSDSVVMKEDVQRDGKSILVFREVKPGDNVRYRGEDIKKSDIVLKNSEVISPAVIGVLASLGIRTVKTFQPPRIGVIATGDELLEIDKKLKKGMVRDSNSYSLSAQIMETGAEYNRYGIIRDDEEVLKKSIKKALKENDILLLSGGISVGDYDFVKDTLEDIGADLIFWRVNQKPGKPLAFFKYKDRFIFGLPGNPVSVMVCFEIYVRPLIRKMMGFEKLFRAKVIAEALHEFRNKKGRANFARVILEKKDGKYFFSSTGMQGSGILTSMVKANGIAFFPSDIGDVKKGNIAEVYVF; this comes from the coding sequence ATGATCTCAGTCGAAGAAGCTAAAAGACTTGTACTTGATTCCAGATTTGAATGTAAAATAATAAAAACACCTATTCTGGACAGCCTGGGAAAGGTACTTGCCGAGGATATAGCTGCTTCTGAAGACATACCCATCTATGACAATTCAGCAATGGACGGTTATGCTGTAATAGCAAATGATGTAAAGGGCGCCGATAAAAGTTATCCCATAACGCTCATGATCGCCGGAGGGAGCATTCCTGCTGGGAAAGTCCCAAATACCGAAATAGAGCCAGGTTCTTGTATTCCCATTATGACCGGAGCGGTTATGCCAAAAGGGTCAGATTCAGTGGTGATGAAAGAGGATGTGCAGAGAGACGGTAAAAGCATACTGGTTTTCAGGGAAGTAAAACCCGGGGATAATGTAAGATACAGGGGCGAAGACATTAAAAAATCTGATATAGTCCTCAAAAATTCTGAGGTGATAAGTCCAGCTGTAATAGGGGTCCTGGCTTCACTGGGTATAAGAACTGTGAAAACATTCCAGCCTCCCAGAATCGGTGTCATTGCTACTGGGGATGAGCTCCTTGAGATTGATAAGAAGCTTAAGAAGGGGATGGTGAGGGACAGTAACAGCTATTCCCTTTCTGCCCAGATAATGGAGACAGGGGCAGAATATAACAGGTATGGTATCATACGTGATGATGAAGAAGTCCTTAAAAAGAGTATCAAAAAGGCACTAAAGGAAAATGATATCCTTCTTTTAAGCGGAGGTATATCTGTCGGTGATTATGACTTTGTAAAAGATACCCTGGAAGATATTGGTGCAGACCTTATCTTCTGGCGTGTAAACCAGAAACCTGGAAAACCCCTGGCCTTTTTTAAATACAAAGACAGGTTTATTTTCGGGCTTCCCGGAAATCCAGTTTCAGTTATGGTTTGTTTTGAGATATATGTAAGGCCACTGATAAGGAAGATGATGGGATTTGAAAAACTTTTCAGAGCAAAGGTCATAGCAGAAGCGCTTCATGAGTTCAGAAATAAAAAGGGAAGGGCTAATTTCGCCAGGGTGATACTGGAAAAAAAAGATGGAAAATATTTTTTCAGTTCCACCGGAATGCAGGGATCAGGGATCCTGACTTCCATGGTAAAGGCAAATGGCATCGCATTTTTTCCTTCTGATATTGGGGATGTAAAAAAAGGAAACATTGCAGAGGTATATGTGTTTTAG
- a CDS encoding sugar ABC transporter ATP-binding protein, translating to MFKHEAVKQKVRTAIKNFLYGANVENNSLEKEKVLEVKSLSKEFPGVKALTNFNFDLYLGEVHALIGENGAGKSTFIKLLSGVFHPNNGIITINGQNHKYLTPHLARMRGIQTVYQEDILVPGITAAENIFLGLELTNSKKFFLNYRTLIDEANQLAEQFGIKIKINEIYEKMSPPDQQFVKILKALAQKPKVLILDEPTQAFTKDDVGLVRDMVKKIKKERVGVIYIAHDLDEIIEVADRVTVLRDGISRGTTDKSQKSLNTDDLCNAMIGRSVDLFYKKKDSPVGDYIFEVKNLKIKESSKPINFKVRKGEILGIAGLKGAGRSEIARAIFGAYRKHGGKVFYNGKDITPDNPVQAVKAGIALLTENKKSDGLFMGLPVAYNITAAGLDKIGKIFLNLNRERQICDEYVDKLNIKTPSLKKEVMYLSGGNQQKVVIAKWLFKGVNTLIVDEPTHGIDVNAKTEVYELFTELAASGKSIIMISSEMPELISLSDRVIIIKDYEISKVLEKDEISEENILSGFMEGN from the coding sequence GTGTTTAAACATGAGGCCGTAAAACAAAAGGTCAGAACTGCAATTAAAAATTTTTTATATGGAGCGAATGTGGAAAACAATTCATTAGAAAAAGAAAAAGTACTGGAAGTAAAGAGTCTTTCCAAAGAATTTCCTGGTGTAAAAGCTCTAACAAATTTTAATTTTGATCTCTATCTAGGGGAAGTCCACGCTCTTATTGGAGAGAATGGTGCTGGCAAATCGACATTTATAAAGTTACTTTCCGGTGTATTTCACCCTAACAATGGAATTATAACTATTAATGGCCAGAATCATAAGTATTTAACCCCCCATTTAGCGAGAATGCGTGGGATTCAGACTGTGTATCAGGAAGATATCCTGGTACCAGGTATAACTGCTGCAGAAAACATTTTTTTAGGTTTGGAACTGACCAACAGTAAAAAATTCTTTTTAAATTACAGGACTTTGATTGATGAGGCAAATCAGTTAGCAGAGCAATTTGGTATAAAAATAAAAATCAATGAAATATATGAAAAGATGAGTCCACCTGACCAGCAATTTGTAAAGATTCTTAAAGCGCTGGCCCAAAAACCAAAAGTTTTGATCCTTGATGAACCTACCCAAGCTTTCACTAAAGATGATGTAGGCCTGGTAAGAGATATGGTCAAGAAAATAAAGAAAGAAAGAGTAGGGGTTATTTATATAGCTCATGACCTGGATGAAATAATCGAGGTTGCTGATAGGGTTACAGTACTTCGCGATGGAATATCCAGAGGCACAACTGATAAAAGCCAAAAAAGCTTGAACACAGATGATCTTTGCAACGCTATGATAGGCCGCTCCGTAGACCTTTTTTATAAGAAAAAGGACAGTCCTGTAGGTGATTATATCTTTGAGGTTAAAAACCTAAAAATAAAGGAGTCTTCCAAACCTATAAACTTCAAAGTCAGAAAAGGGGAAATATTAGGTATTGCTGGCCTAAAAGGCGCAGGCCGTTCAGAGATCGCTAGAGCAATTTTTGGGGCATACAGGAAACATGGGGGTAAGGTTTTCTATAATGGTAAAGATATTACTCCTGACAATCCTGTACAGGCGGTCAAAGCAGGAATTGCACTACTTACTGAAAACAAAAAAAGCGATGGTCTTTTTATGGGTCTTCCCGTTGCTTATAACATCACAGCTGCCGGGCTTGATAAAATAGGAAAAATATTCTTAAATTTGAACAGGGAAAGACAAATATGTGATGAATATGTAGATAAATTAAATATAAAAACCCCCTCTCTAAAAAAGGAAGTGATGTATTTAAGTGGTGGTAACCAACAAAAAGTAGTTATTGCTAAATGGCTTTTTAAAGGGGTAAATACTTTAATAGTAGATGAACCTACCCATGGCATAGACGTAAATGCAAAAACTGAAGTCTATGAATTATTCACTGAACTTGCTGCAAGTGGTAAGTCTATTATTATGATTTCTTCAGAAATGCCGGAGCTTATATCACTAAGTGACAGGGTAATCATAATCAAGGATTATGAGATATCAAAAGTGCTCGAGAAAGATGAGATAAGCGAAGAAAATATTTTATCAGGTTTTATGGAAGGAAATTAA
- a CDS encoding sugar ABC transporter substrate-binding protein: MRKVLMLIMISVISVSLILLGLSGCQQEPAATEPAEEAAAEEPAEEAAAEEPAEEVAEEPAEETDLLFGNVSPALSDEWNGYSIENFKYAADLKGVEVQVTDAGWDNAKQLNDFQDLINKGADAISVYVWTPESAEGFAAIAEEEGMPIYFENTKLSSDLIDYEFQGDYMFNVACEYDAIGYEAIKWLDENYPGAKIFYARGAPGMGIVEAYEAGVERAIAESTSGTTISVRRDSQWDTQTAQPEAADVIASGEEFDAVFANNEPVAQGVYNALKDAGLEGTVPIIATGGGPTGIKLFDAGVIDATVAAPVSLQGLWLFKAMWLYTTEGIEPPEKFIPLPNMVITPDNLDENIPWEPSMELIDYIGGLDSW; this comes from the coding sequence ATGAGAAAAGTATTAATGTTAATAATGATTTCGGTGATTTCAGTTTCACTGATTCTTCTAGGGTTAAGTGGTTGCCAGCAAGAGCCAGCTGCCACGGAACCAGCTGAGGAAGCAGCAGCCGAAGAACCTGCCGAAGAAGCAGCAGCCGAAGAACCAGCTGAAGAAGTTGCTGAGGAACCAGCCGAAGAGACGGATCTTTTATTCGGTAATGTTTCACCAGCACTTTCAGATGAATGGAACGGGTACAGTATTGAGAACTTCAAATACGCAGCTGACCTTAAAGGTGTGGAAGTACAGGTTACAGATGCTGGTTGGGACAATGCAAAACAGCTAAATGACTTTCAGGACCTGATCAACAAAGGGGCAGATGCCATATCTGTATATGTATGGACTCCTGAAAGTGCAGAGGGGTTTGCAGCTATAGCTGAAGAAGAAGGAATGCCTATTTACTTTGAAAATACCAAGCTTAGCTCAGATCTGATAGACTATGAGTTCCAGGGCGACTATATGTTCAATGTAGCCTGTGAATATGATGCTATCGGCTATGAAGCTATTAAATGGCTAGACGAAAACTATCCAGGAGCAAAAATATTCTATGCAAGAGGGGCCCCTGGGATGGGAATCGTCGAAGCTTATGAAGCAGGCGTAGAAAGAGCTATTGCTGAATCTACCAGTGGAACCACTATATCTGTAAGAAGGGATTCACAATGGGACACTCAGACTGCACAGCCTGAGGCAGCAGACGTTATAGCATCGGGTGAAGAGTTTGATGCTGTCTTTGCCAATAATGAACCAGTCGCTCAGGGCGTCTACAATGCTTTGAAAGATGCTGGGCTTGAAGGCACTGTTCCTATTATAGCCACTGGCGGTGGACCAACCGGAATCAAATTATTTGATGCAGGTGTTATCGATGCAACTGTAGCTGCACCAGTTTCTTTACAAGGGCTCTGGTTATTCAAAGCTATGTGGCTTTACACCACTGAGGGTATAGAACCGCCAGAGAAATTTATACCCCTTCCCAATATGGTAATCACACCAGATAACCTTGATGAAAACATTCCTTGGGAACCATCAATGGAACTGATAGATTATATAGGCGGGCTGGATTCCTGGTAA
- a CDS encoding ABC transporter permease, which produces MSKSKISEKGNGQSSIARIFALLNNQVVYLILVIILIGIIATAINPNFFTLRNLLNIMQQVATLGILTMVLSLLMISGGLDISHGNLAGLLAIIFARFILAGNSIALGVIIVLAIGTFFGFVNGFIIAKSKVTPLIITLGMSYVFLGMALIIGGGRPKAITGQFEFLGQQRIGGIVPVSILFFLGIFAFSYLLRKYTKYGRRLNAIGGNPMAAYLSGINVNIHVISIYTLGGLIVGFTALVLISRLSMIQADVGSSYSLQALAAAIIGGITFEGGRGSLVGAFFGVLLLGILNNALNIIGISSFVQTIVLGAIIVIATVVSNIGSIRQ; this is translated from the coding sequence GTGTCAAAATCTAAGATTAGTGAAAAAGGAAATGGGCAATCTTCTATTGCTAGAATTTTTGCTCTTTTAAACAATCAAGTTGTCTATTTAATCCTGGTGATAATATTAATCGGAATAATTGCAACTGCAATTAATCCAAACTTTTTTACCTTGAGGAACTTATTAAATATAATGCAGCAGGTAGCTACACTGGGTATACTTACAATGGTGCTATCCTTGCTGATGATATCCGGCGGGCTGGATATTTCCCATGGTAACTTGGCTGGACTTCTAGCAATAATATTTGCTAGATTCATACTAGCAGGAAACAGCATTGCCTTAGGCGTGATCATAGTCCTTGCTATAGGTACTTTTTTTGGTTTTGTTAATGGATTTATAATTGCTAAAAGCAAAGTTACCCCCCTTATTATTACATTAGGTATGTCTTATGTCTTTCTAGGAATGGCTTTAATAATAGGCGGCGGAAGACCAAAAGCTATTACAGGCCAGTTTGAATTTCTAGGTCAGCAAAGAATAGGGGGAATAGTCCCGGTATCAATCCTGTTTTTTTTAGGGATTTTTGCTTTCTCATACCTATTAAGAAAATATACAAAATATGGTAGGAGATTAAATGCCATTGGGGGAAATCCAATGGCCGCATACCTATCAGGTATTAATGTTAATATTCATGTAATATCGATATACACGCTTGGGGGTCTTATAGTGGGGTTTACTGCCCTAGTTCTTATATCCAGGCTAAGCATGATTCAAGCAGATGTGGGCTCAAGTTACTCACTACAAGCACTTGCTGCAGCTATAATAGGCGGAATTACCTTCGAAGGTGGCAGGGGAAGCCTGGTAGGAGCATTTTTTGGTGTCCTACTGCTCGGTATACTAAATAATGCATTAAATATAATAGGTATATCTTCTTTTGTGCAGACTATTGTCTTAGGTGCAATAATAGTAATTGCAACAGTAGTTAGCAATATTGGAAGTATTAGGCAATAA
- the moaC gene encoding cyclic pyranopterin monophosphate synthase MoaC, which produces MKKDSDFTHIDSSGKARMVDISGKKDSTRTAEAIGTIKLDKDIIKKIRDNDIGKGDVLAVAKIAGISAAKKTWELIPLCHQIRLKRIDIDFNILDGEESIEVKTRVSAYDSTGVEMEAITAASVSLITIYDMCKALSKDMQIGPVCLLSKTGGKSGYIKK; this is translated from the coding sequence ATGAAAAAAGATAGTGATTTCACACATATTGACAGTAGTGGAAAAGCCAGGATGGTGGATATCTCAGGGAAAAAAGACAGCACAAGGACGGCTGAAGCAATAGGTACCATAAAACTGGATAAGGATATCATCAAAAAGATAAGGGATAATGATATCGGGAAAGGTGATGTACTGGCCGTGGCAAAGATAGCTGGTATAAGTGCCGCTAAGAAAACCTGGGAACTTATTCCCCTCTGTCATCAGATAAGGTTAAAAAGGATAGATATTGATTTTAATATTCTTGATGGTGAAGAGAGTATAGAGGTTAAGACAAGGGTAAGCGCATATGACAGTACAGGTGTGGAGATGGAGGCCATCACGGCAGCCAGTGTCAGCCTTATAACCATTTACGATATGTGTAAAGCCCTTTCTAAAGACATGCAGATAGGACCGGTCTGCCTACTGAGTAAGACCGGGGGGAAGTCTGGCTATATAAAGAAATGA
- a CDS encoding ABC transporter permease — translation MDIIWEGIKQAFILIFTGNREVYDILFLTIKVSGSAVFLSMLLGLPVGILVGLNTFAGKRFLVAVINTGMGLPPVAAGLFVTLLIWRSGVFGFLELMYTPSAMVIAQVLIASPIIAGITLAAVQQINPRLRQQALSLGANRLQVLWVLIKEAKLPALAAVMAGFGGVISEVGAVIMVGGNIKGETRVLTTATIQMVRMGEFAVAIALVVILLVLTFIVNLILTLIQQKEGSIWIKRSLR, via the coding sequence ATGGATATAATCTGGGAAGGAATAAAACAGGCATTTATCCTCATATTTACCGGGAACAGGGAGGTCTATGACATACTCTTCCTTACCATAAAAGTCTCAGGGAGCGCTGTTTTTCTCTCTATGTTACTGGGGCTACCAGTAGGTATACTGGTCGGACTTAATACTTTTGCTGGAAAAAGATTCCTGGTGGCTGTAATAAATACAGGAATGGGCCTTCCCCCGGTAGCGGCCGGATTATTTGTCACTCTTCTTATTTGGAGAAGCGGTGTATTTGGTTTTCTGGAGTTGATGTATACACCTTCTGCTATGGTGATCGCCCAGGTACTAATCGCTTCTCCTATAATAGCAGGAATAACACTTGCGGCAGTACAGCAGATAAATCCCAGACTTAGGCAGCAGGCCCTATCCCTTGGAGCGAATAGGCTGCAGGTGCTATGGGTTTTGATAAAGGAGGCAAAACTGCCTGCACTCGCTGCCGTGATGGCTGGCTTCGGCGGGGTCATATCTGAAGTAGGAGCAGTTATCATGGTCGGGGGAAATATAAAAGGTGAGACCAGGGTGCTCACAACAGCAACTATCCAGATGGTAAGGATGGGTGAATTCGCTGTAGCCATTGCACTGGTGGTGATCCTTCTTGTACTTACTTTTATAGTCAACCTTATTCTTACACTTATTCAGCAAAAAGAAGGTAGTATATGGATAAAAAGATCCTTGAGATAA
- a CDS encoding ABC transporter ATP-binding protein, which translates to MDKKILEIKELKKQYNGGFKLDIDSLFLEHNKILALIGPNGSGKSTIIRLIDLLEKPDAGTINFDGEDILRSGSNKASIRKKMAVVFQEPLLFNTSVYNNIIMGLEFRKIDIKSVRNRLDFFIKRLKIDNILKRGVKDLSGGEKQRVSLARALVLDPGLLLLDEPLANIDQQSREDLREDLFELLKKYGKSIIYVTHDRNEAMVLADYLAVVNEGRVEQFDIKEEVFRRPANEFIAKFVGVETLVEGVVEVSRENLAEIGVQFNGKKQILYVVGKARKGSHVTIAIRPEDVILYSTDIPFQKSSAMNILKGKVNSIKDIGMFKKIEIECGFMLTSFVTQNSIERLGLKKGVKITAGIKASSIHLF; encoded by the coding sequence ATGGATAAAAAGATCCTTGAGATAAAGGAACTTAAAAAACAATATAACGGGGGTTTCAAGCTGGATATAGACAGCTTGTTTCTTGAACATAACAAGATCCTCGCACTTATAGGGCCCAATGGATCGGGAAAGTCGACAATTATAAGGCTGATCGACCTACTGGAAAAGCCTGATGCAGGTACAATAAACTTTGATGGTGAAGATATATTAAGGTCCGGTTCTAATAAGGCTTCCATAAGGAAAAAGATGGCAGTTGTCTTTCAGGAACCGCTTCTTTTTAATACCTCTGTCTATAATAATATAATAATGGGGCTTGAGTTTAGGAAAATAGACATAAAAAGTGTCAGAAACAGGCTGGATTTTTTCATAAAGAGACTGAAAATAGATAATATACTAAAAAGGGGGGTAAAAGACCTTTCAGGGGGAGAAAAACAAAGGGTTTCCCTGGCAAGAGCTCTTGTGTTAGACCCGGGACTTCTGTTGCTGGATGAGCCCCTGGCCAATATCGACCAGCAGTCTAGGGAGGACTTAAGGGAAGACCTTTTTGAGCTGTTGAAGAAATATGGAAAATCCATAATCTATGTGACTCATGACAGGAATGAAGCTATGGTCCTTGCAGACTACCTTGCGGTGGTAAACGAGGGAAGGGTAGAGCAGTTTGATATCAAGGAAGAGGTTTTCAGGAGACCTGCCAATGAGTTTATAGCAAAATTTGTGGGTGTCGAGACCCTGGTAGAGGGAGTGGTCGAGGTCAGCAGGGAGAATTTGGCTGAAATAGGAGTACAGTTCAATGGGAAAAAACAGATATTATATGTAGTAGGTAAAGCAAGAAAGGGTTCCCATGTGACCATAGCCATAAGGCCTGAGGATGTCATACTTTACAGTACGGATATCCCGTTTCAGAAGTCTTCTGCCATGAATATTCTAAAGGGAAAGGTGAACTCCATCAAGGATATCGGTATGTTTAAAAAAATAGAGATAGAATGCGGTTTTATGCTTACTTCCTTTGTGACCCAGAACTCTATAGAGAGGCTTGGGCTAAAAAAAGGCGTAAAAATAACTGCAGGAATAAAGGCAAGCTCTATCCATTTATTCTGA
- a CDS encoding MOSC domain-containing protein encodes MEGRIESINISSKKGGKKSPVNVAVVNKSGIEGDGHSGDWHRQVSLLAVESIQKVKDAGIKVNPGDFAENLTISGIDLTRLQIGEKLEIQGSGEETILEVTQIGKECPRPCSIYYQMGSCIMPKEGIFCRVIEPGNIKVGDKIKSWESG; translated from the coding sequence ATCGAAGGAAGAATAGAGTCAATCAATATAAGCAGTAAGAAGGGCGGAAAGAAGAGCCCTGTAAATGTTGCTGTGGTAAATAAGTCAGGAATAGAGGGAGACGGGCACAGCGGTGACTGGCACCGGCAGGTCAGCCTTCTTGCAGTGGAGAGCATCCAGAAGGTAAAGGATGCCGGAATAAAAGTGAACCCGGGTGATTTTGCAGAGAATCTTACCATCTCAGGAATAGACCTGACCAGACTTCAAATAGGTGAAAAGCTGGAGATTCAGGGATCTGGAGAAGAGACCATCCTGGAAGTCACCCAGATAGGAAAAGAATGTCCCAGGCCATGCAGCATATATTACCAGATGGGTTCCTGCATTATGCCCAAAGAGGGAATATTCTGCCGGGTGATAGAACCCGGAAATATAAAAGTAGGAGATAAGATAAAAAGTTGGGAGTCAGGATGA
- a CDS encoding substrate-binding domain-containing protein, with protein sequence MVIFTSVILLISSIFLGISCKAETKDAEIILATTTSTYDSGLLDVLLPVFEEEYGYEIKPIAVGTGEAIAMGERGEADVILVHSRASEDKFIEDGYGTERFDVMHNDFVVIGPEEDPAGIIGLGASEAYIRIAETGSPFVSRGDNSGTNKKELIIWENAGVTPEGDWYLETGQGMGATLRIADEKSAYTMSDRGTFLSQEENLILIVLVQDDGILFNPYGIIPVDPETHPGLGINYEGAMELVEFITGAEGQDIIRKFGMEKFGQPLFYPDVIKK encoded by the coding sequence ATGGTTATATTTACCAGTGTCATACTTCTCATATCAAGTATATTCCTGGGAATATCCTGCAAAGCTGAAACAAAGGATGCAGAGATCATATTGGCAACTACTACCAGTACATATGACAGCGGCCTGCTCGACGTTCTGCTCCCGGTATTTGAGGAAGAATATGGCTATGAAATAAAGCCCATTGCCGTGGGTACAGGCGAGGCTATAGCCATGGGTGAAAGGGGAGAAGCAGATGTAATATTGGTCCACAGCAGGGCTTCGGAAGATAAGTTTATTGAAGATGGTTATGGCACTGAAAGGTTTGATGTCATGCACAATGATTTTGTAGTGATAGGGCCCGAAGAAGATCCTGCCGGTATAATAGGGCTCGGTGCTTCTGAAGCCTATATAAGAATAGCTGAAACAGGATCACCATTTGTTTCCCGGGGAGATAATTCAGGTACTAACAAAAAAGAGCTTATCATATGGGAAAATGCCGGAGTGACACCTGAAGGCGACTGGTATCTTGAGACCGGGCAGGGAATGGGTGCTACGCTGAGGATAGCAGATGAAAAGAGCGCTTATACCATGAGCGACAGAGGGACTTTCCTTTCCCAGGAAGAAAACTTGATCCTTATAGTACTGGTACAGGACGACGGGATATTGTTCAACCCCTACGGCATAATCCCGGTAGATCCCGAAACGCACCCCGGCCTGGGTATAAACTATGAGGGCGCTATGGAGCTGGTCGAGTTTATAACCGGAGCAGAAGGACAGGACATCATAAGGAAGTTCGGTATGGAAAAATTCGGACAGCCTCTTTTCTACCCTGATGTAATAAAAAAGTAA